One region of Baekduia soli genomic DNA includes:
- the rplO gene encoding 50S ribosomal protein L15 → MADEADDKPEAIGLHNLKPAPGSRKPRKRVGRGEGSGTGKTAGRGQKGYGSRSGAKDRARFEGGQMPIHMRMRKLRGPHMKKSMPFEPFRTHTQAVNLKDLESRFDSGAEVTLEALKAAGLGTRKDIPVKILAKGEISKPLTVHAHKFSGTARAAIEAAGGTVHVIDA, encoded by the coding sequence ATGGCCGACGAGGCCGACGACAAGCCCGAGGCCATCGGGCTCCACAACCTCAAGCCCGCCCCGGGCAGCCGCAAGCCGCGCAAGCGCGTCGGCCGCGGCGAGGGCTCGGGCACCGGCAAGACCGCCGGCCGCGGCCAGAAGGGCTACGGCTCGCGCTCGGGCGCCAAGGACCGCGCGCGGTTCGAGGGCGGCCAGATGCCGATCCACATGCGGATGCGCAAGCTGCGCGGCCCGCACATGAAGAAGTCCATGCCGTTCGAGCCGTTCCGCACGCACACGCAGGCGGTCAACCTCAAGGACCTCGAGTCCCGCTTCGACAGCGGCGCCGAGGTGACCCTCGAGGCGCTCAAGGCCGCCGGGCTGGGGACGCGCAAGGACATCCCGGTCAAGATCCTCGCCAAGGGCGAGATCTCCAAGCCGCTGACCGTGCATGCGCACAAGTTCAGCGGCACCGCCCGCGCGGCCATCGAGGCCGCGGGCGGCACCGTGCACGTCATCGACGCCTAG
- the rplE gene encoding 50S ribosomal protein L5, with translation MEAAIQTARLKTRYLEEIRPALIERFGYSSYMQAPRLEKVTLNMGVGDAKQDSKVLDAAAEQLATIAGQKPSIRRARKSIAQFKVREGMPVGVSVTLRGERAYEFIDRLVSVALPRTRDFRGLKPTSFDGRGNYSMGLREQIIFPEIDYDAIDNVRGLDITVTTSAASDTEAYALLEAFGFPFSREGNPYVTADAGANQES, from the coding sequence ATGGAAGCCGCCATCCAGACCGCGCGCCTCAAGACGCGCTACCTCGAGGAGATCCGACCCGCGCTGATCGAGCGCTTCGGGTACTCGAGCTACATGCAGGCCCCCCGCCTCGAGAAGGTCACCCTGAACATGGGCGTCGGTGACGCCAAGCAGGACTCCAAGGTTCTCGACGCGGCCGCCGAGCAGCTCGCGACGATCGCCGGCCAGAAGCCGTCGATCCGGCGCGCCCGCAAGTCCATCGCGCAGTTCAAGGTCCGTGAGGGCATGCCCGTCGGCGTCAGCGTGACGCTGCGCGGCGAGCGCGCCTACGAGTTCATCGACCGGCTGGTGTCCGTCGCGCTCCCGCGCACGAGGGACTTCCGGGGCCTCAAGCCGACGTCGTTCGACGGCCGGGGCAACTACTCGATGGGGCTGCGCGAGCAGATCATCTTCCCCGAGATCGACTACGACGCCATCGACAACGTGCGTGGCCTCGACATCACGGTCACGACCTCCGCTGCATCCGACACCGAGGCGTACGCGTTGCTCGAGGCGTTCGGGTTCCCCTTCAGCCGCGAGGGCAACCCGTACGTGACCGCCGACGCCGGCGCCAACCAGGAGAGCTAG
- the rplN gene encoding 50S ribosomal protein L14, whose product MIQNESRLKVADNTGAREILVIRVQGGSRRKYAHVGDVITATVKTASPQGTVKKGEVVKAVVVRTKKEFGRDDGTYIAFDENAAVIIDAAGNPRGTRIFGPVARELRDRNYMKIISLAPEVL is encoded by the coding sequence ATGATCCAGAACGAGTCACGCCTCAAGGTCGCCGACAACACCGGCGCCCGCGAGATCCTCGTCATCCGCGTGCAGGGCGGCTCGCGCCGCAAGTACGCGCATGTCGGGGACGTCATCACCGCCACCGTCAAGACCGCCAGCCCGCAGGGCACGGTCAAGAAGGGCGAGGTCGTCAAGGCCGTCGTCGTGCGCACGAAGAAGGAGTTCGGGCGTGACGACGGGACCTACATCGCCTTCGACGAGAACGCCGCGGTGATCATCGACGCCGCCGGCAACCCGCGCGGGACGCGCATCTTCGGGCCGGTGGCCCGCGAGCTGCGCGACCGCAACTACATGAAGATCATCTCGCTCGCCCCGGAGGTGCTCTAG
- the rpmJ gene encoding 50S ribosomal protein L36, with protein sequence MKVRPSVKPMCEKCKIIRRHGAVLVICQNPRHKQRQG encoded by the coding sequence ATGAAGGTACGACCGTCGGTCAAGCCGATGTGCGAGAAGTGCAAGATCATCCGCCGTCATGGCGCGGTGCTCGTGATCTGCCAGAACCCGCGCCACAAGCAGCGCCAGGGATAG
- the rpmD gene encoding 50S ribosomal protein L30: MPKVTQIKSKNGSTQRQLDTLRSLGLRRIGHTVEVKDTPQSRGMLHRVRHLITVQED, encoded by the coding sequence ATGCCCAAGGTGACCCAGATCAAGTCCAAGAACGGCTCGACGCAGCGCCAGCTCGACACGCTGCGCTCGCTCGGGCTGCGGCGCATCGGCCACACGGTCGAGGTCAAGGACACCCCGCAGTCGCGGGGCATGCTGCATCGCGTCCGTCACCTGATCACCGTCCAGGAGGACTGA
- the secY gene encoding preprotein translocase subunit SecY: protein MLSTIMSAFTVPEIRKKLAFTAMLLALYRLGSHIPVPGINLQAVNDIQSQFGGGGILNLLNTFSGGGLSRIALFALGIMPYITASIILQLLTVVVPSLEKLQKEGEVGQARITQYTRYLTVGLAFAQSIGYVFLFKSLSASAGEKVISTFDTPHVFLIVISLTAGTILLMWMGELITQRGIGNGISLMIFASIVARLPGGVSNWWNNPDQVFVVMMPFIALGVVCAIVFIQEGQRRIPVQYAKRVIGRRMSGGGQTYLPLRVNMAGVIPVIFAASIMAFPPTVGQLINTPGTHSIANFFGPTKAPYVIGESLFIILFTYFYTAVTFNPVDQADNLKKYGGFIPGVRPGRPTAEFLDRILARLTFPGALYLAAVAAFPTILIAATGATQSFYFGGTSLLIVIGVALDTMKQLEAQLMMRNYEGFLK from the coding sequence ATGCTGTCGACCATCATGAGCGCCTTCACGGTGCCCGAGATCCGCAAGAAGCTCGCCTTCACGGCGATGCTGCTCGCGCTCTACCGCCTCGGCTCCCACATCCCGGTGCCCGGGATCAACCTGCAGGCGGTCAACGACATCCAGTCGCAGTTCGGCGGGGGCGGGATCCTCAACCTGCTGAACACGTTCTCGGGTGGCGGGCTGAGCCGGATCGCGCTGTTCGCGCTGGGGATCATGCCCTACATCACCGCGAGCATCATCCTGCAGCTGCTCACGGTCGTCGTGCCGTCGCTGGAGAAGCTGCAGAAGGAGGGCGAGGTCGGGCAGGCGCGCATCACGCAGTACACGCGCTACCTGACGGTCGGCCTGGCCTTCGCGCAGTCCATCGGCTACGTCTTCCTGTTCAAGTCGCTCAGCGCGTCGGCCGGCGAGAAGGTCATCTCGACGTTCGACACGCCACACGTCTTCCTCATCGTCATCTCGCTGACCGCGGGCACGATCCTGCTCATGTGGATGGGCGAGCTGATCACCCAGCGCGGCATCGGCAACGGCATCTCGCTGATGATCTTCGCGTCGATCGTCGCGCGCCTGCCCGGCGGCGTCTCGAACTGGTGGAACAACCCCGACCAGGTCTTCGTCGTGATGATGCCGTTCATCGCGCTCGGCGTGGTCTGCGCGATCGTGTTCATCCAGGAGGGCCAGCGCCGCATCCCGGTCCAGTACGCCAAGCGCGTCATCGGGCGCCGCATGAGCGGCGGCGGCCAGACCTACCTGCCGCTGCGGGTCAACATGGCCGGCGTCATCCCGGTCATCTTCGCCGCGTCGATCATGGCCTTCCCGCCCACCGTGGGCCAGCTCATCAACACGCCGGGCACCCACAGCATCGCCAACTTCTTCGGGCCGACGAAGGCGCCGTACGTCATCGGCGAGTCGCTCTTCATCATCCTGTTCACCTACTTCTACACGGCGGTGACGTTCAACCCCGTCGACCAGGCCGACAACCTGAAGAAGTACGGCGGGTTCATCCCGGGGGTGCGGCCCGGCCGGCCGACCGCCGAGTTCCTGGACCGGATCCTGGCCCGGCTGACGTTTCCCGGAGCGCTGTACCTGGCCGCGGTCGCCGCGTTCCCGACCATTCTCATCGCCGCCACGGGCGCCACGCAGTCGTTCTACTTCGGCGGAACGTCGCTGCTGATCGTCATCGGCGTGGCCCTGGACACGATGAAGCAGCTCGAGGCGCAGCTCATGATGCGCAACTACGAAGGCTTCCTGAAGTAG
- the rplF gene encoding 50S ribosomal protein L6 has translation MSRIGRKPIPVPAGVSISIEPEMVRVNGPKGELFERIHRDITVEHNEDELIVTRPTDRGEHRALHGLTRSLVANMVEGVTSGYTKTLEIQGVGYRAVLKGRDLELALGYSHPVSIKAPDGIEFEVPQPTRVIVRGISKQAVGEIAANIRKQRPPEPYKGKGIRYEGEYVARKVGKRA, from the coding sequence ATGAGCCGAATCGGTCGCAAGCCCATCCCGGTCCCCGCCGGGGTCTCCATCTCCATCGAGCCCGAGATGGTCCGTGTCAACGGGCCCAAGGGCGAGCTCTTCGAGCGCATCCACCGCGACATCACGGTGGAGCACAACGAGGACGAGCTGATCGTCACGCGCCCCACCGACCGCGGCGAGCACCGCGCCCTGCACGGGCTCACGCGCTCGCTGGTGGCCAACATGGTCGAGGGCGTCACGTCGGGCTACACCAAGACGCTCGAGATCCAGGGCGTCGGCTACCGCGCGGTCCTCAAGGGCCGCGACCTGGAGCTGGCGCTCGGCTACTCGCACCCGGTGTCCATCAAGGCGCCGGACGGGATCGAGTTCGAGGTGCCCCAGCCGACGCGCGTCATCGTCCGCGGCATCTCGAAGCAGGCGGTCGGCGAGATCGCCGCCAACATCCGCAAGCAGCGGCCCCCGGAGCCCTACAAGGGCAAGGGCATCCGCTACGAGGGCGAGTACGTCGCCCGCAAGGTCGGTAAGCGAGCATGA
- the map gene encoding type I methionyl aminopeptidase, translating into MIIKKSPAEIEKMAAAGAIHARTMKLIASKIREGVSTAELDQAAERFIRSQGAVPSFKGYRGFPGSICASPNAMVVHGIPGPYRLAKGDVISIDIGVTHEGWVADGAVTFAVGAVTPVAAKLLEVTRRSLFDAVEQCRPGNRLSDVSHAVQQTVESEGLSVVRSLVGHGVGRSMHEEPQIPNYGDPGKGPMLEPGMVLAIEPMTTAGRHMVRMGDDGWAIYSQDGSLAAHFEFTIAITADGPRILTPWHEGDDGL; encoded by the coding sequence GTGATCATCAAGAAGTCCCCCGCCGAGATCGAGAAGATGGCCGCCGCCGGCGCCATCCACGCCCGCACGATGAAGCTCATCGCGAGCAAGATCCGCGAGGGCGTCAGCACCGCCGAGCTCGACCAGGCCGCCGAGCGCTTCATCCGCTCCCAGGGGGCCGTGCCGTCCTTCAAGGGCTACCGGGGCTTCCCGGGCTCGATCTGCGCCTCGCCCAACGCGATGGTCGTCCACGGCATCCCCGGCCCCTACCGGCTGGCCAAGGGCGACGTGATCAGCATCGACATCGGCGTGACCCACGAGGGGTGGGTCGCCGACGGCGCCGTCACGTTCGCGGTGGGCGCGGTGACGCCCGTCGCCGCGAAGCTGCTGGAGGTCACGCGCCGGTCGCTGTTCGACGCGGTGGAGCAGTGCCGCCCCGGGAACCGGCTCAGCGACGTCTCGCACGCCGTCCAGCAGACCGTGGAGTCCGAGGGCCTGTCCGTCGTGCGCTCGCTGGTCGGCCACGGCGTCGGGCGCAGCATGCACGAGGAGCCGCAGATCCCGAACTACGGCGATCCGGGCAAGGGCCCGATGCTCGAGCCCGGCATGGTGCTCGCCATCGAGCCGATGACCACGGCCGGGCGCCACATGGTCCGCATGGGCGACGACGGCTGGGCGATCTACTCCCAGGACGGCTCGCTGGCCGCGCACTTCGAGTTCACGATCGCGATCACGGCCGACGGGCCGCGGATCCTGACGCCCTGGCACGAGGGCGACGACGGCCTCTGA
- the rplX gene encoding 50S ribosomal protein L24 — protein MAAKKPAPVKKARALKIRRDDEVVVISGKDRGKTGKILRVDPKKDKVFVEGLNIIKRHQRPLPNAPQREAGVIEREGPIHISNVMLIDPKTKKPTRVGVTREGASATA, from the coding sequence ATGGCCGCCAAGAAGCCCGCGCCCGTCAAGAAGGCCCGCGCCCTCAAGATCCGCCGCGACGACGAGGTCGTCGTGATCAGCGGCAAGGACCGCGGCAAGACGGGCAAGATCCTCCGCGTCGACCCCAAGAAGGACAAGGTCTTCGTCGAGGGCCTGAACATCATCAAGCGCCACCAGCGCCCGCTGCCCAACGCGCCGCAGCGTGAGGCCGGGGTCATCGAGCGCGAGGGCCCCATCCACATCAGCAACGTCATGCTCATCGATCCCAAGACCAAGAAGCCGACCCGCGTGGGCGTGACCCGCGAGGGGGCGTCCGCAACCGCGTGA
- the rpsH gene encoding 30S ribosomal protein S8, whose amino-acid sequence MTDPIADYLTRIRNAIQAQHDIVEIPASKLKREMTRILAEQGYIDGWETEAPTPDHPSELIRIQLKYTEQRKSVVSGLQRASRPGQRYYVPATGIPKVLGGMGTAIVSTSQGVMTGHEARRRGIGGEVVAKVW is encoded by the coding sequence ATGACCGATCCGATCGCCGACTACCTGACCCGGATCCGCAACGCGATCCAGGCCCAGCACGACATCGTCGAGATCCCGGCCTCCAAGCTCAAGCGCGAGATGACCCGCATCCTCGCCGAGCAGGGCTACATCGACGGCTGGGAGACCGAGGCGCCCACGCCCGACCACCCGAGCGAGCTCATCCGCATCCAGCTCAAGTACACCGAGCAGCGGAAGTCCGTCGTGTCCGGGCTGCAGCGGGCCTCGCGCCCCGGCCAGCGCTACTACGTGCCGGCCACGGGCATCCCCAAGGTCCTGGGCGGGATGGGGACCGCCATCGTCTCGACGTCCCAGGGCGTCATGACCGGCCACGAGGCCCGTCGCCGCGGCATCGGCGGCGAAGTGGTCGCGAAGGTCTGGTGA
- a CDS encoding adenylate kinase, whose amino-acid sequence MSELNLILVGPPGAGKGTQAERLTEDFNLPYFATGNILRAAVADGTDLGKQAKAFMDAGDLVPDEVIIGVILEALQGEDASDGFLLDGFPRTVPQADALGEALDKVGRSLTAVLLIDVDDDEVVRRLSGRRTCVKSGHTYHVEFDPPKHADVCDQDGSRLVQRDDDKPDTIRKRLSVYHEQTEPLVAYYDDRDLLRRFDGTRRPTEVHDHIRATVATLRLEDEL is encoded by the coding sequence GTGTCAGAGCTCAACCTCATCCTCGTCGGACCTCCCGGCGCCGGCAAGGGCACCCAAGCCGAGCGCCTCACGGAGGACTTCAACCTCCCGTACTTCGCGACGGGCAACATCCTGCGCGCCGCGGTCGCGGACGGCACGGACCTCGGGAAGCAGGCCAAGGCGTTCATGGATGCCGGGGACCTCGTCCCCGACGAGGTGATCATCGGGGTCATCCTCGAGGCGCTGCAGGGCGAGGACGCCAGCGACGGCTTCCTCCTGGACGGCTTCCCGCGCACGGTGCCGCAGGCCGATGCGCTGGGGGAGGCCCTGGACAAGGTCGGGCGGTCGCTGACCGCGGTGCTGCTCATCGACGTCGACGACGACGAGGTCGTCCGGCGGCTCTCGGGACGGCGCACCTGCGTCAAGTCGGGCCACACCTACCACGTCGAGTTCGACCCGCCCAAGCACGCCGACGTCTGCGACCAGGACGGCTCGCGGCTCGTCCAGCGAGACGACGACAAGCCCGACACCATCCGCAAGCGCCTGTCGGTCTACCACGAGCAGACCGAGCCGCTCGTGGCCTACTACGACGACCGCGACCTGCTGCGCCGCTTCGACGGCACGCGCCGCCCGACCGAGGTCCACGACCACATCCGGGCGACCGTCGCCACGCTGCGCCTGGAAGACGAGCTCTAG
- the truA gene encoding tRNA pseudouridine(38-40) synthase TruA gives MAATRLTLDYDGTGFAGWARQPGLRTVQGVVEDGLARLRGGRPVDLTVAGRTDRGVHAWSQVASYPDDPVTVDGLNAVLPHDVAILACEPVADGFDARRDATSRTYCYRLLARRVPSAFEHGRALHWPRPVDLDALHACAAALIGTHDFTAFTPTETDHVRFERDVLHAGWTREGDVLEFWIQADSFMRHMNRTLVGTMLEVAGGRRAPEDFRALLEGRPRAAAGPTAPPHGLYLAAVGFGGATES, from the coding sequence ATGGCGGCGACGCGGCTGACCCTGGACTACGACGGCACCGGCTTCGCCGGCTGGGCGCGCCAGCCCGGGCTGCGCACGGTCCAGGGCGTCGTCGAGGACGGCCTCGCGCGCCTGCGCGGAGGACGGCCGGTCGACCTGACGGTCGCCGGGCGCACCGATCGCGGCGTGCACGCCTGGAGCCAGGTCGCGTCCTACCCCGACGATCCGGTCACGGTCGACGGCCTCAACGCCGTTCTCCCGCACGACGTCGCGATCCTGGCCTGCGAGCCGGTCGCCGACGGGTTCGACGCGCGCCGCGACGCGACGTCGCGGACGTATTGCTACCGGCTGCTGGCCCGCAGGGTGCCCTCCGCCTTCGAGCACGGGCGCGCGCTGCACTGGCCGCGGCCCGTCGACCTCGACGCGCTGCACGCCTGCGCCGCCGCGCTGATCGGCACGCACGACTTCACGGCGTTCACGCCGACCGAGACCGACCACGTGCGCTTCGAGCGCGACGTGCTGCACGCGGGGTGGACCCGCGAGGGCGACGTGCTCGAGTTCTGGATCCAGGCCGACTCGTTCATGCGGCACATGAACCGCACGCTGGTCGGCACGATGCTGGAGGTGGCCGGCGGGCGCCGGGCGCCTGAGGACTTCCGGGCGCTGCTGGAGGGCCGCCCGCGGGCGGCGGCGGGGCCGACGGCCCCGCCGCACGGGCTCTACCTCGCGGCCGTTGGCTTCGGCGGGGCCACGGAGAGCTGA
- a CDS encoding type Z 30S ribosomal protein S14 — protein sequence MAKTSQRVRQQRGSKYKTREYTRCRKCGRSRAVYRKFGVCRICLRELAHNGFIPGMTKSSW from the coding sequence GTGGCCAAGACATCGCAGAGAGTCCGCCAGCAGCGCGGGTCCAAGTACAAGACGCGGGAGTACACCCGCTGTCGCAAGTGCGGCCGTTCGCGTGCGGTCTACCGCAAGTTCGGCGTGTGCCGCATCTGCCTGCGCGAGCTCGCGCACAACGGCTTCATCCCCGGCATGACGAAGTCGAGCTGGTGA
- the rpsM gene encoding 30S ribosomal protein S13 — MARIAGVNVPLNKRVEVGLTYIYGIGRSTSNRLLSDAGIHPDTYVRDLTEDEVGKLRDAVDDLTVEGDLRRERSQNIKRLMEIGCYRGLRHRRGLPVRGQNTKTNARTRKGPKRMSVAGKKKAGKK; from the coding sequence ATGGCACGTATCGCCGGGGTCAACGTCCCCCTCAACAAGCGCGTCGAAGTCGGCCTGACGTACATCTACGGCATCGGCCGCTCGACCTCGAACAGGCTCCTGTCGGACGCCGGGATCCATCCCGACACCTACGTCCGGGACCTCACCGAGGACGAGGTCGGCAAGCTGCGCGACGCGGTCGACGACCTCACGGTCGAGGGCGACCTGCGGCGCGAGCGCTCGCAGAACATCAAGCGCCTGATGGAGATCGGGTGCTACCGGGGCCTGCGCCATCGGCGCGGCCTCCCCGTCCGGGGTCAGAACACCAAGACCAACGCCCGCACGCGCAAGGGCCCGAAGCGCATGTCGGTCGCAGGCAAGAAGAAGGCTGGGAAGAAGTAG
- the rplR gene encoding 50S ribosomal protein L18 — MSITTPEQRRLKRRRRVRAKVRGTAERPRISVFRSNRGIAAQLVDDDAGRTLAAVQWTEPELRELKKAEQSTKAGELLAQRAKAAGIERAVFDRGGYQYHGRVKAFADGVREGGIAV; from the coding sequence ATGAGCATCACCACCCCTGAGCAGCGCCGTCTCAAGCGCCGCCGCCGCGTCCGCGCCAAGGTGCGCGGCACGGCCGAGCGCCCGCGCATCTCCGTGTTCCGGTCCAACCGCGGCATCGCCGCCCAGCTCGTCGACGACGATGCGGGGCGCACGCTGGCCGCGGTCCAGTGGACCGAGCCCGAGCTGCGTGAGCTCAAGAAGGCCGAGCAGAGCACCAAGGCCGGCGAGCTGCTCGCGCAGCGCGCGAAGGCGGCCGGCATCGAGCGCGCCGTCTTCGATCGCGGCGGCTACCAGTACCACGGACGCGTGAAGGCATTCGCCGACGGCGTCCGCGAGGGAGGCATCGCCGTATGA
- a CDS encoding DNA-directed RNA polymerase subunit alpha: MLDFQIPRITSESVEEHRGSFVIEPLDRGFGYTFGNSLRRVLLSSLAGAAVTSVRIEGVAHEFSTIKGVTEDVTDIVLNLKGIVCRMHSDATEIEAPLVVTGPGEITAKDIDLPAGVEILNPDVHIATLEKKTKLEMYMTIGRGRGYRPAEENKSPDQPIGVIPIDSIFSPVRRVAYSVEQARVGQRTDYDKLTLDIETDSSIEPQAALREAAEILISQLAIFTDADRIEELRAGPGGALDPGQVPGVNGAGATSQGPMHDILIEELELGVRSYNCLKRAGIQTVGDLISKSEGELAAIPNFGKKSIDEVIETLHARGLALRDD; this comes from the coding sequence GTGCTCGACTTCCAGATCCCTCGCATCACCAGCGAATCCGTCGAGGAGCATCGCGGCTCGTTCGTGATCGAGCCCCTCGACCGCGGCTTCGGCTACACGTTCGGCAACTCCCTGCGCCGCGTGCTGCTGTCCTCGCTGGCCGGTGCGGCCGTCACGAGCGTGCGGATCGAGGGCGTCGCCCACGAGTTCTCGACGATCAAGGGCGTCACCGAGGACGTCACCGACATCGTCCTGAACCTCAAGGGCATCGTCTGCCGCATGCATTCCGACGCCACGGAGATCGAGGCGCCCCTCGTCGTCACCGGCCCCGGTGAGATCACGGCGAAGGACATCGACCTGCCGGCCGGCGTCGAGATCCTCAACCCCGACGTGCACATCGCGACGCTCGAGAAGAAGACGAAGCTCGAGATGTACATGACGATCGGCCGCGGCCGCGGCTACCGCCCGGCGGAGGAGAACAAGTCGCCCGACCAGCCGATCGGCGTCATCCCGATCGACTCGATCTTCTCGCCCGTGCGCCGCGTCGCCTACTCGGTCGAGCAGGCCCGCGTCGGCCAGCGCACCGACTACGACAAGCTCACGCTCGACATCGAGACCGACTCCTCGATCGAGCCGCAGGCCGCGCTGCGCGAGGCCGCCGAGATCCTCATCTCCCAGCTGGCGATCTTCACCGACGCCGACCGCATCGAGGAGCTCCGTGCGGGCCCGGGCGGCGCGCTGGACCCCGGCCAGGTTCCCGGCGTCAACGGCGCCGGCGCGACGAGCCAGGGCCCGATGCACGACATCCTCATCGAGGAGCTCGAGCTCGGCGTCCGGTCCTACAACTGCCTCAAGCGCGCCGGGATCCAGACGGTCGGCGACCTCATCTCGAAGTCCGAGGGCGAGCTCGCGGCCATCCCGAACTTCGGCAAGAAGTCCATCGACGAGGTCATCGAGACGCTGCACGCCCGCGGGCTGGCGCTGCGCGACGACTGA
- the rpsD gene encoding 30S ribosomal protein S4, producing the protein MARDTGPQCKQCRREGQKLFLKGERCLTDKCGVERRAYPPGDHGRGRQKQSEYRVQLREKQKARRYYGVLESQFRRYYDKASRQPGITGENLLMLLESRLDNVVVRLGFAASRRQARQMIRHGHWTINGRRVDIPSYQVREGDVLAVKVGTGAEAIIRDATELTAQVPAWLQADHDGLTAKVLRKPERREITTPVQEQLIVELYSK; encoded by the coding sequence ATGGCTCGTGATACAGGCCCCCAGTGCAAGCAGTGCCGCCGCGAAGGCCAGAAGCTCTTCCTCAAGGGTGAGCGCTGCCTGACCGACAAGTGCGGCGTCGAGCGCCGCGCGTACCCGCCCGGCGACCACGGCCGAGGCCGCCAGAAGCAGTCCGAGTACCGCGTGCAGCTGCGCGAGAAGCAGAAGGCGCGCCGCTACTACGGCGTGCTCGAGAGCCAGTTCCGCCGCTACTACGACAAGGCGTCGCGGCAGCCGGGCATCACCGGCGAGAACCTGCTCATGCTGCTCGAGTCGCGCCTGGACAACGTCGTCGTGCGCCTCGGCTTCGCCGCGTCGCGCCGCCAGGCGCGCCAGATGATCCGTCACGGCCACTGGACGATCAACGGCCGCCGCGTGGACATCCCCAGCTACCAGGTGCGCGAGGGCGACGTCCTCGCGGTCAAGGTCGGCACGGGCGCCGAGGCCATCATCCGCGACGCCACCGAGCTCACCGCGCAGGTGCCCGCGTGGCTGCAGGCCGACCACGACGGCCTGACGGCGAAGGTGCTCCGCAAGCCCGAGCGTCGCGAGATCACGACGCCCGTGCAGGAGCAGCTCATCGTCGAGCTGTACTCCAAGTAG
- the rplQ gene encoding 50S ribosomal protein L17: MRHQKTRHKLSRSTAHRKALLANLCKEIIEHERIKTTEAKAKAVKPEVEQLITLAKRGDLHARRQALSALGQDKFAVHKLFEEVAPRYVERPGGYTRILKLGPRRSDSTEMVFIELV, from the coding sequence ATGCGCCACCAGAAGACCCGTCACAAGCTCAGCCGTTCCACCGCGCACCGCAAGGCGCTGCTCGCCAACCTCTGCAAGGAGATCATCGAGCACGAGCGGATCAAGACGACCGAGGCCAAGGCCAAGGCCGTCAAGCCCGAGGTCGAGCAGCTCATCACGCTCGCCAAGCGCGGCGACCTGCACGCCCGCCGCCAGGCGCTGTCGGCGCTGGGCCAGGACAAGTTCGCGGTGCACAAGCTGTTCGAGGAGGTCGCGCCGCGCTACGTGGAGCGCCCGGGCGGCTACACCCGCATCCTCAAGCTCGGCCCGCGCCGCAGCGACTCGACCGAGATGGTGTTCATCGAGCTCGTCTAG
- the rpsQ gene encoding 30S ribosomal protein S17, with product MQAARAEAGPAPTTAPKEHGPGAPKERLGIVVSDKADKTITVRIDVARRHRRYQKIVRSSTTLHAHDEANDAHAGDRVRVIESRPLSATKRWRLVEVLERAK from the coding sequence CTGCAGGCCGCCCGCGCCGAGGCCGGCCCCGCGCCGACCACGGCGCCCAAGGAGCACGGTCCCGGCGCCCCCAAGGAGCGCCTGGGCATCGTCGTCTCCGACAAGGCGGACAAGACGATCACGGTCCGCATCGACGTCGCGCGCCGGCATCGCCGCTACCAGAAGATCGTCCGCAGCTCGACGACGCTGCACGCCCACGACGAGGCCAACGACGCCCACGCCGGCGACCGCGTCCGCGTCATCGAGTCCCGCCCGCTGAGCGCGACGAAGCGCTGGCGCCTCGTCGAGGTCCTGGAGCGTGCCAAGTGA
- the rpsK gene encoding 30S ribosomal protein S11, which produces MPAPKRPQRGRRKPKKNIPIGQAHIKTSFNNTIVSLTDREGNVIAWESAGGAGFKGSRKSTPFAAQVTADAAARKGIEQGLQKVEVFVKGPGSGRETAIRSLQAAGLEVTGVKDVTPQAHNGCRPRKRRRV; this is translated from the coding sequence ATGCCCGCACCCAAGCGCCCGCAGCGCGGCCGCCGCAAGCCGAAGAAGAACATTCCGATCGGCCAGGCCCACATCAAGACCTCGTTCAACAACACGATCGTCTCCCTCACCGACCGCGAGGGCAACGTCATCGCCTGGGAGTCCGCCGGCGGTGCCGGCTTCAAGGGCTCCCGCAAGTCGACGCCGTTCGCCGCGCAGGTCACGGCCGATGCCGCCGCCCGCAAGGGCATCGAGCAGGGCCTCCAGAAGGTCGAGGTGTTCGTGAAGGGTCCCGGCTCCGGTCGCGAGACGGCGATCCGCTCGCTCCAGGCCGCCGGCCTCGAAGTGACCGGCGTCAAGGACGTCACCCCGCAGGCCCACAACGGATGCCGGCCCCGCAAGCGCCGCCGCGTCTGA